The window CGAAAACGTCCGCGCTCGTGTGACCACCCGCTGCGTGGACTTTCCGAATTCCCGAAAGGACAGCAGTCGTTCGATGAGCGAGTGCCCCGCACGGGCCTCGGGCGCGATTCTAACGGCGAACTCGAACTCCAGGTTGTCTTCCCGCAGCATGCCGCCGCTGATTCAACCGTCCAAAACCGTCTTTTGCGAGAATTTTCGAGCCGCACGCATCCTTGGCGATCCACCGCCGGTCCCGAAAATGTCCACAAAACTTTTCGGCTTTTGCCGACTCGAAGTGACATTCGCGCCGGCACCTCGACTGATTTCGCCGCGAAACGCGAGTTGAGAAAAATTCTTCCATGCTCGCAGACATGCGTGTCCGAAAAGAAGACGGCTCGATACCGCTCCACTCGTTCGACAATTGCGCGACGGCTTTTTGAACGCGGATTTTTTTACCGTGTCTGACACACTATGTCTCAAGACGGTGATGTTCACGAAGACGACCTGTCGGACTCCAGCATTCTGCTGGTGGAAGACAACGAGGAAGACATCCTCCTCTTGAAGCGTGCATTCCGAAACGCGCACATCGCAAATCCCCTGAACGTGGTCAAAGACGGAGAGCAGGCGATCCAATACCTCACCGGCTCGGCCGCATGCGCAAACGGCGGACGCCGCCCGGTTCCCCTTCTGATACTGCTCGACCTCCGGCTGCCAAGGCTCTCCGGTTTTGAGGTGCTCGAGTGGATTCGAGAACGGTCGGAGCTGGCCAGGGTGATCGTCGTCGTGCTGACCAACTCCGATCATGTGCCGGACGTCAGCAAGGCGCACGCGTTGGGCGCCAACTCCTACCTCGTGAAACCCGGGACGTTTGACGAACTCGTGGCAATGGTGAAGCGGATCAGAGGCCGGTGGTTGTTGCTGGGGAGGGCGCCCGAAGGACCCGTTCCAACAGGGGCGAGTCCCCGCTCGTGACGCTCCCCGCATTTTGCGGCGGGGCGACTCGAACCGCGCAACATGGGTCTGGCGGGACCCGCACCGGACCGCCGGCACGGGCTTGAAGAATCTCCGCCTCTTACGTTTTTCCTCCTCACGAGCGGGGCTTTCCTGCCGGCATTTTTTGCTCGCGCCCGGTTCGCCATCCGTGCAGGATTGAACCCATGAAATCCACGTCCCTTAAAATTTCCCGCCGTCGTTTCATTGCCACTTCAGCCGCGGTCATTGCCGCGCCCACGATCATTCCCGCAAGCGCATTGGGCGCCGACGGCCGCCCCGCCCCATCCAACCGCATCACGATGGGTGTGGTCGGCTGGGGCATGCAGGGACCCGGCAACACCGGCAACTTGATGCGGGAGGCGGATTGCCAGGTGGTCGCCACCTGCAACATCGATAAGAATCATCTGCAGGCGTCCGTCAACGCCATTAACGGCCACTACAAAAACCAGGATTGCAAGACCTATCACGATTATCGCGAAATGATGGCACGCACGGACATTGACACCGTGATGCTGGCGGTGCCGGATCACTGGCACGCGCTCGTCGCCGTCGCGGCCGCGAAAAACAAAAAGGACATCTACGGGGAAAAACCGCTGGCTCGCACGATCGCAGAGCAGCAGGCGATCGTGAAGGCAGTGCAATCGAATCAGCGGATCTGGCAGACCGGATCCTGGCAGCGTTCGGAAAAGAATTTCCACTACGGCGCGGAGATTGTCCGCAACGGATTGATTGGAAAGGTCACCCGGGTC is drawn from Candidatus Angelobacter sp. and contains these coding sequences:
- a CDS encoding Gfo/Idh/MocA family oxidoreductase; this translates as MKSTSLKISRRRFIATSAAVIAAPTIIPASALGADGRPAPSNRITMGVVGWGMQGPGNTGNLMREADCQVVATCNIDKNHLQASVNAINGHYKNQDCKTYHDYREMMARTDIDTVMLAVPDHWHALVAVAAAKNKKDIYGEKPLARTIAEQQAIVKAVQSNQRIWQTGSWQRSEKNFHYGAEIVRNGLIGKVTRVEVGLPSGHTDFAGTGKPLLQKLAQLPEKVTDLARVLPGTPAWDLAVSEPPPQLDYKTWIGPSKMEPYIQARSHMNWRWNYNTGGGQLLDW
- a CDS encoding response regulator, whose protein sequence is MSQDGDVHEDDLSDSSILLVEDNEEDILLLKRAFRNAHIANPLNVVKDGEQAIQYLTGSAACANGGRRPVPLLILLDLRLPRLSGFEVLEWIRERSELARVIVVVLTNSDHVPDVSKAHALGANSYLVKPGTFDELVAMVKRIRGRWLLLGRAPEGPVPTGASPRS